One segment of Marvinbryantia formatexigens DSM 14469 DNA contains the following:
- a CDS encoding sugar ABC transporter ATP-binding protein — MDEIKLRVSGIEKSFPGVKALSNIDFAVRKGTVHALCGENGAGKSTLMKVLTGLYKADKGQIYIDEKPVEIKNPLQAREYGISMIAQELNYVSELSVEENLFMGRLPVNKFGKVDWKKVRREAEKFLEEEHLSYAPDQKLKTLTVSDIQMLEIIKAVNNNAQVVLMDEPTSSISQKEVKLLFEKIAELKAKGVSIIYISHKMDEVFQIADDITIIRDGAVVSSDRAENLDIETVIARMVGRKMDNAYPKEILPLGEKNFEVQNFNSKGMFADINFYARKGEIVGFAGLVGAGRTEVMRAIFGMDRKDSGTVKIDGQEVTIKSPHDAIAKKLIMLSEDRKEYGIIPVRSVMENASIASLKRYFYGGKNHRGKERKEVGEIFRKMNVKTPSLDTLIASLSGGNAQKVLLARWMLCDPEIMILDEPTRGIDVGAKFEIYKLMTDIVKEGKTIVMVSSELPELIGMCDRIYVMCQGRIMGCLSREEFSQETIMMHATGLFGKTGKGDK; from the coding sequence ATGGATGAAATCAAATTGAGAGTAAGCGGAATTGAAAAATCATTCCCTGGGGTGAAAGCGCTGAGTAATATCGACTTTGCAGTGCGAAAGGGCACCGTCCATGCACTGTGCGGGGAAAACGGCGCAGGAAAATCCACGTTGATGAAGGTTTTGACCGGTCTGTACAAGGCAGACAAAGGGCAGATTTACATAGACGAAAAGCCGGTCGAAATCAAAAATCCGCTCCAGGCAAGAGAGTACGGGATATCCATGATAGCCCAGGAGCTGAACTATGTATCGGAATTGTCCGTAGAAGAAAACCTGTTTATGGGGCGTCTGCCGGTAAATAAGTTTGGGAAGGTTGACTGGAAAAAGGTCCGTCGCGAAGCGGAGAAGTTTCTGGAAGAAGAGCATTTAAGCTATGCGCCAGACCAGAAGCTGAAAACACTGACCGTTTCCGATATCCAGATGCTGGAGATTATTAAGGCGGTTAATAATAACGCCCAGGTGGTACTCATGGACGAGCCGACTTCCTCCATCTCACAGAAAGAGGTAAAGCTGCTGTTTGAGAAGATTGCGGAGCTGAAGGCAAAGGGTGTAAGCATCATCTATATCTCGCATAAAATGGACGAGGTATTCCAGATTGCCGATGATATCACTATCATCCGTGACGGCGCGGTGGTTTCCTCGGACAGGGCGGAGAATCTGGATATTGAAACAGTCATTGCCCGTATGGTTGGACGGAAAATGGACAATGCATATCCGAAGGAAATCCTTCCGCTTGGCGAAAAGAATTTCGAGGTGCAGAATTTTAATTCCAAAGGCATGTTTGCAGATATCAATTTTTATGCCCGCAAGGGTGAAATTGTTGGATTTGCCGGACTGGTAGGCGCGGGGCGTACCGAAGTCATGCGTGCGATTTTCGGTATGGACCGCAAGGACAGCGGCACAGTGAAGATCGACGGGCAGGAAGTGACGATTAAAAGCCCGCATGACGCCATTGCGAAAAAGCTGATCATGCTGTCGGAGGACCGGAAAGAATACGGTATCATCCCGGTGCGAAGCGTTATGGAAAATGCCAGCATCGCATCGCTGAAACGCTATTTCTACGGCGGAAAGAACCACAGGGGCAAAGAGCGGAAAGAGGTTGGAGAAATATTCCGGAAGATGAATGTGAAAACGCCGTCTCTGGATACACTGATTGCCTCACTGTCCGGCGGAAACGCGCAGAAGGTTCTGCTGGCAAGATGGATGCTCTGCGATCCGGAGATTATGATTCTGGATGAGCCGACAAGAGGAATTGATGTAGGCGCAAAATTTGAGATATACAAACTGATGACGGATATTGTCAAAGAAGGAAAGACGATTGTTATGGTGTCCTCAGAGCTGCCGGAGCTGATTGGCATGTGTGACAGAATTTATGTGATGTGTCAGGGAAGGATCATGGGATGCCTGAGCAGAGAGGAATTTTCGCAGGAAACCATTATGATGCATGCGACCGGTCTTTTCGGCAAGACAGGGAAAGGAGATAAATAA
- a CDS encoding ABC transporter permease has product MKKNKQLSAFLQRFSIFIVLIVMFLVCSLLSPYFLKTNNLMNIARQLCVGILIAYGEMILIVSGFLDLSVGSVLALAGVLSVACYKATGSMALAILVALLVGMACNLFNGIFVAQFEVPAFIATLGMQQIARGIALYFTGGANILQIGKYVNIGQGMIGFMPVPVIIVIVITIAVWYMFNHTSYGRSLYAIGGNRKAAEASGINGKLVIYKSYLINGMLAGLAGVIFMARNNSGLPNGAVGYEMTGLTAAIVGGTSFSGGVGTVMGTVAGAFIIGILENIMNLLGVNSYIQNIIEGAIIVIAVAFDIMSKSRKTSKMIMAVDDTKKENSSAK; this is encoded by the coding sequence ATGAAAAAAAATAAACAGCTTTCCGCTTTTTTACAGAGGTTTTCCATTTTTATTGTTTTGATTGTAATGTTTCTGGTCTGTTCTTTGCTCAGCCCGTATTTCCTGAAAACGAACAACCTGATGAACATTGCCAGACAGCTCTGCGTTGGTATTCTGATAGCTTATGGCGAAATGATTCTGATTGTCAGCGGATTCCTGGATTTGTCGGTAGGTTCTGTACTTGCGCTGGCAGGTGTGCTTTCAGTAGCCTGCTACAAAGCGACCGGTTCAATGGCGCTGGCGATTCTGGTAGCGCTGCTGGTAGGTATGGCGTGCAACCTGTTTAATGGTATTTTCGTTGCACAGTTTGAAGTACCGGCGTTTATCGCAACGCTGGGTATGCAGCAGATTGCCCGCGGTATTGCTCTTTACTTTACCGGCGGAGCAAATATCCTGCAGATTGGCAAATATGTCAATATCGGACAGGGCATGATTGGATTTATGCCGGTTCCTGTTATTATTGTTATTGTGATTACGATAGCCGTCTGGTATATGTTTAATCATACCAGTTACGGGCGGAGTCTGTATGCAATCGGCGGCAACCGCAAGGCGGCGGAAGCAAGCGGCATCAACGGAAAGCTGGTAATTTACAAATCGTATCTCATAAACGGTATGCTTGCCGGTCTTGCCGGGGTTATCTTTATGGCGAGAAACAATTCGGGCCTTCCGAATGGTGCGGTCGGCTATGAAATGACCGGTCTGACGGCGGCAATCGTGGGCGGAACCTCTTTCTCCGGCGGTGTCGGCACGGTTATGGGAACGGTGGCAGGTGCTTTTATCATCGGTATCCTGGAAAATATCATGAATCTGCTTGGTGTAAACTCTTACATACAGAATATCATCGAAGGAGCAATTATCGTTATTGCCGTGGCATTTGATATCATGAGCAAGAGCCGCAAGACGAGCAAGATGATTATGGCGGTGGACGATACAAAGAAGGAAAACAGCTCCGCTAAGTAG
- a CDS encoding sugar ABC transporter substrate-binding protein — protein MKKMRKLAAMTIAAAVAATSMTGFTAFAEGETYRVCFIARASADTFAAWLTDSMKKAADQYDDIELTCVSGEADDNTMATLLEDCITKEYDLVIVQSNNNAAQAPYVKQVADAGIPVITTNPTTHQSDLDGVTGDEEVDNAVMAGTGTVDADPVEQASRGAIRAVDEVPENGNVVVLRGPSGNYHAEKRREAWDTYFFSERPDVTILYEDYANWNNDEAMTLMETWTQGGTHIDAIISMNDNMAAGAIEAIRNNSEYINEDGTPNFLAYGVDGTAQGCMLVKEGLLTATALQNAEEIANLNMEYAEKVLNGEMEYTDVADFVEAPEINADNVDEFIQIYIDNGELTEDALAE, from the coding sequence ATGAAGAAAATGAGAAAATTGGCGGCAATGACAATCGCAGCGGCAGTTGCGGCGACATCCATGACGGGCTTCACAGCGTTTGCAGAAGGAGAAACCTATCGCGTTTGTTTCATCGCACGTGCAAGTGCAGATACTTTTGCGGCATGGCTGACAGATTCCATGAAGAAGGCGGCAGACCAGTATGATGATATTGAGCTTACCTGCGTGAGCGGTGAAGCAGATGACAACACAATGGCAACGCTTCTGGAAGACTGTATTACAAAAGAATATGACCTGGTTATCGTACAGTCCAACAACAATGCGGCACAGGCTCCGTATGTAAAGCAGGTTGCGGATGCAGGCATCCCGGTTATCACAACGAACCCGACGACACATCAGAGTGACCTTGACGGTGTGACCGGCGACGAGGAAGTGGACAATGCAGTTATGGCAGGTACCGGTACCGTTGACGCGGACCCGGTTGAGCAGGCTTCCCGCGGTGCAATCCGTGCCGTAGATGAAGTTCCGGAGAATGGAAATGTTGTTGTTCTTCGCGGACCGTCCGGAAACTATCACGCGGAAAAGCGCCGTGAGGCATGGGATACTTATTTCTTCTCAGAGCGCCCGGATGTTACGATTCTTTACGAAGATTATGCAAACTGGAACAATGATGAGGCTATGACTCTGATGGAGACATGGACACAGGGCGGAACCCACATCGATGCAATCATTTCCATGAATGATAACATGGCAGCAGGTGCAATCGAGGCTATCCGCAACAACTCCGAGTATATCAACGAAGACGGCACACCGAATTTCCTGGCATACGGCGTTGACGGAACAGCACAGGGTTGTATGTTGGTTAAGGAAGGTCTGCTTACAGCTACCGCTCTTCAGAATGCAGAAGAAATTGCAAATCTGAACATGGAATACGCGGAGAAGGTTCTGAATGGCGAAATGGAGTACACCGATGTAGCAGATTTCGTGGAAGCTCCGGAAATCAACGCAGATAACGTTGATGAGTTCATCCAGATTTATATCGATAACGGTGAACTTACAGAGGATGCACTTGCAGAGTAA
- a CDS encoding NAD(P)-dependent alcohol dehydrogenase, producing MKMRAAFMNGIDKMIIKEIDKPTAGAGQVVVKMEYVGICGSDVHYFHSGRCGSYVVTDDEFMLGHECAGTVVEVGEGCKELKVGDRVALEPGITCGECEFCKSGRYNLCPDVVFLATPPVQGCYEEFIAFPENMCFKLPDNVSTKEGALVEPLSVGMHAANQGEVTLGDTVLILGGGCIGLVTMMCCKAHGASRIIVADLVDARLEKAKELGATDVINSGKVDVFEEVKRLTDGKGADKVFETAGSPVTIAQTPFFVKRGGTIVLVGISAKEEITYNFAQIMDKEATIKSVFRYRNVYPQAIAAISSGAIPVAKIATHEFDLDHIQEAFEEAINNKTDLVKAIIKVN from the coding sequence ATGAAAATGAGAGCAGCTTTTATGAACGGCATCGATAAAATGATTATCAAGGAAATCGATAAGCCGACGGCAGGAGCAGGACAGGTTGTAGTAAAAATGGAGTATGTCGGGATCTGCGGTTCTGACGTGCATTACTTCCATTCCGGAAGATGCGGTTCCTATGTGGTAACGGACGACGAATTCATGCTGGGACATGAGTGCGCGGGAACTGTTGTGGAAGTAGGCGAGGGATGCAAGGAGCTGAAGGTGGGCGACCGCGTTGCGCTGGAGCCGGGCATCACCTGTGGCGAGTGTGAATTCTGTAAATCGGGACGTTACAATCTTTGCCCGGATGTTGTGTTCCTGGCAACACCGCCGGTACAGGGATGCTACGAGGAATTTATTGCGTTCCCGGAGAATATGTGCTTCAAGCTGCCGGACAACGTTTCCACGAAAGAGGGTGCGCTGGTTGAGCCGCTTTCCGTTGGTATGCACGCTGCAAACCAGGGCGAGGTTACGCTTGGCGATACCGTTCTGATTCTCGGCGGCGGCTGCATCGGTCTGGTGACGATGATGTGCTGTAAGGCGCACGGCGCAAGCAGAATTATCGTGGCGGACCTTGTGGATGCACGTCTGGAAAAGGCAAAAGAGCTTGGCGCAACCGATGTGATCAACAGCGGTAAGGTGGATGTATTTGAGGAAGTGAAGAGACTGACAGACGGAAAGGGCGCCGACAAGGTATTTGAGACGGCAGGCTCTCCGGTGACGATCGCGCAGACTCCGTTCTTCGTAAAGCGCGGCGGTACCATCGTGCTGGTAGGTATTTCCGCAAAAGAGGAAATCACTTATAATTTCGCACAGATTATGGACAAGGAAGCAACCATCAAGTCTGTATTCCGTTACAGAAATGTATATCCGCAGGCAATCGCAGCGATTTCCAGCGGCGCTATCCCGGTAGCGAAGATCGCAACCCACGAATTCGACCTCGACCATATCCAGGAGGCATTTGAGGAAGCCATCAACAACAAGACCGATCTTGTAAAAGCAATTATAAAGGTGAACTAA
- a CDS encoding ATP-binding protein, whose product MAVRRIERKEYLEKLIAFRDKNIIKIITGVRRCGKSTLMEMYQDYLRKNGVSGEQIVAVNLEDYDFYDLREPKALHAYIKERLVQDKMTYVFLDEVQHCDDFAGVLDSLFIKKNVDLYVTGSNAYMLSSEIATLISGRYVEIRMLPLSFKEYVMSTGNMQELGKKYVTYLENSSFPYTLELAGRPKEIRDYLDGIYNTIVVKDIAKRNKFPDTMMLESIVRFLFDSIGSPLSTKKIADTMTSNGRKIDTKTVEKYLDALMESYIIYQAKRYNIKGKQYLKTLEKYYVVDIGLRYMLLGARSADVGHILENVVYLELIRRGYDVYVGRLDELEVDFVAMDYKRITYYQVAASVRDEQTLRRELAPLQKINDHYPKFLLTLDEDPEGDYEGIRRVNALEWLMGMTEI is encoded by the coding sequence GTGGCTGTCAGACGGATAGAGAGAAAAGAGTATCTTGAAAAACTCATTGCATTTCGGGACAAAAATATAATAAAAATCATCACGGGAGTCCGTCGGTGTGGAAAATCAACGCTGATGGAAATGTATCAGGATTATCTGAGAAAAAATGGCGTATCCGGCGAACAGATAGTTGCGGTAAATCTGGAAGATTATGATTTTTATGATTTGCGGGAGCCCAAAGCACTTCATGCATATATAAAGGAACGCCTTGTGCAGGATAAAATGACCTATGTTTTTCTTGACGAAGTACAGCATTGCGATGATTTTGCCGGGGTTCTGGACAGTCTGTTTATTAAAAAGAATGTTGATTTATATGTGACAGGTTCAAATGCTTATATGCTGTCGTCGGAAATTGCCACACTGATTTCGGGACGGTATGTGGAAATCAGGATGCTGCCGTTATCATTTAAAGAATATGTGATGAGCACAGGAAATATGCAGGAGCTTGGGAAAAAGTATGTGACATATCTGGAAAACAGCTCTTTCCCGTATACCTTGGAGCTTGCAGGGCGACCGAAAGAAATCCGGGATTACCTTGATGGAATTTATAACACCATTGTGGTAAAAGATATTGCAAAACGAAATAAGTTTCCGGATACGATGATGCTGGAAAGCATTGTGCGATTTCTGTTTGATAGTATTGGAAGTCCGCTTTCCACAAAGAAAATTGCGGACACTATGACGTCGAACGGCAGAAAAATTGATACAAAAACAGTAGAAAAATATCTGGATGCGTTAATGGAGAGCTACATCATTTATCAGGCAAAAAGATATAATATAAAAGGAAAGCAGTATCTGAAAACGTTGGAAAAATATTATGTGGTGGATATTGGTCTGAGATATATGCTGCTGGGAGCCCGTTCTGCTGATGTGGGCCATATTCTGGAAAATGTAGTTTATCTGGAGCTGATACGCAGAGGGTATGATGTATATGTCGGCAGGCTGGATGAACTTGAAGTTGATTTTGTGGCAATGGATTATAAGAGAATCACATATTATCAGGTGGCGGCTTCTGTGCGCGATGAGCAGACACTGCGGCGGGAGCTGGCGCCGTTGCAGAAAATAAATGACCACTATCCCAAATTTCTTCTTACGCTGGACGAGGACCCGGAGGGGGATTACGAAGGCATCCGGCGGGTAAATGCGCTGGAGTGGCTTATGGGAATGACGGAAATATAG
- a CDS encoding ABC transporter ATP-binding protein yields MLSAEKVSYRTRQVEIIRDISLTVNQGEFVGVIGPNGSGKSTLLKNIYKMLVPVSGDILLDGKSLLKMSNRQMAERIAVVSQESEANFDFTVEEVVQMGRYPRKRLIEAANDHDREIVCHSLEMVGMEDFLERSFLSLSGGEKQRVLIARALAQETEMIILDEPTNHLDIGSQIKTLSLLKASKKTVLTALHDLSLASKFCDRIYVLKGGQNLCDGRPDDVISSALVEELYHIHADVFRRNEKIFIDYD; encoded by the coding sequence ATGCTCAGTGCAGAAAAAGTAAGCTACCGCACCCGGCAGGTGGAGATTATCCGGGATATTTCCCTCACCGTAAACCAGGGGGAATTCGTGGGCGTCATCGGTCCGAACGGAAGCGGAAAATCGACGCTGCTGAAAAATATCTACAAAATGCTTGTACCCGTTTCGGGAGATATTCTTCTGGACGGAAAAAGTCTTCTGAAAATGTCAAACCGGCAGATGGCGGAACGCATCGCGGTGGTTTCGCAGGAAAGCGAAGCAAATTTTGACTTCACCGTCGAAGAGGTCGTGCAGATGGGGCGCTATCCCAGAAAACGTCTGATAGAAGCCGCCAATGACCATGACCGCGAGATAGTCTGCCATTCGCTGGAAATGGTCGGAATGGAAGATTTTCTGGAGAGAAGCTTTCTGAGCCTGTCCGGCGGTGAAAAGCAGCGGGTACTGATTGCCCGCGCGCTGGCGCAGGAAACGGAAATGATTATTCTGGACGAGCCGACCAACCATCTGGATATCGGCAGCCAGATAAAAACGCTGTCGCTTCTGAAAGCGTCGAAAAAAACAGTGCTGACCGCACTGCACGATTTAAGTCTCGCTTCAAAATTCTGCGACCGCATCTACGTGCTCAAAGGCGGTCAGAACCTTTGCGACGGCAGACCGGACGACGTTATCAGCTCCGCGCTCGTGGAGGAGCTCTACCATATCCACGCGGATGTATTCCGGCGAAACGAAAAAATATTTATCGATTATGATTAA
- a CDS encoding FecCD family ABC transporter permease, with amino-acid sequence MGITCVFLLILLILSMILAIGIGPVSIPFQTVWQVVLHHLTGIGDVEDIRMSTQNIVWHLRTPRVLMGAMVGSALTLSGVAMQSFTKNPLASPYVLGVSSGATFGASLAIVTGALSFLGAYSVQGGAFIGAMAAILIVYYMAKSGKEVAPIKLVLVGTAISAMFTAFSNFLIYKAPDDSKIREVTFWTLGSVASAQWEELLPLFVVLIPGFLCLYALSTSMNALLMGESSAVTLGININLVRKITVFLSAALTGTAVAVTGSIGFVGLVIPHIVRSMVGADHRKVIPISTLLGAIFLVWVDVGARMLDQPSEIPIGIITSMLGAPVFLWMIRVRKYSFGKS; translated from the coding sequence GTGGGGATAACCTGCGTGTTCCTGCTAATACTATTGATTCTGTCGATGATTCTTGCCATCGGAATCGGGCCCGTCAGCATCCCTTTCCAAACGGTCTGGCAGGTGGTTCTTCATCATCTGACCGGCATAGGCGATGTTGAAGATATCCGGATGAGCACCCAGAACATCGTCTGGCATCTGCGGACGCCGCGGGTGCTGATGGGCGCTATGGTAGGTTCTGCGCTGACGCTTTCGGGCGTCGCCATGCAGTCGTTTACCAAAAATCCGCTGGCAAGTCCCTATGTGCTCGGCGTATCCTCCGGCGCAACCTTCGGCGCTTCGCTTGCCATCGTCACCGGAGCGCTCTCCTTCCTTGGCGCATACTCTGTCCAGGGCGGCGCTTTTATCGGCGCAATGGCGGCGATTTTAATTGTTTATTACATGGCGAAAAGCGGCAAAGAGGTGGCGCCCATCAAGCTGGTTCTGGTGGGAACGGCTATTTCCGCCATGTTTACCGCATTTTCAAACTTTCTCATTTACAAGGCCCCGGATGACAGCAAAATCCGGGAGGTGACGTTCTGGACGCTTGGCAGCGTAGCCAGTGCCCAGTGGGAAGAGCTTCTTCCCCTGTTTGTGGTACTGATACCGGGCTTTCTGTGCCTGTACGCTCTCTCAACCTCCATGAACGCGCTTCTTATGGGAGAGAGCAGCGCGGTGACGCTGGGAATCAATATCAATCTTGTGCGCAAAATCACCGTCTTTCTGTCTGCGGCGCTGACCGGCACGGCAGTGGCAGTAACCGGCAGCATCGGGTTCGTCGGACTTGTTATTCCGCATATCGTGCGGTCGATGGTCGGTGCGGACCACCGGAAGGTGATTCCGATTTCCACGCTGCTGGGAGCGATTTTCCTGGTCTGGGTGGACGTCGGTGCCAGAATGCTCGACCAGCCCAGCGAAATTCCTATCGGCATTATTACTTCCATGCTCGGAGCACCTGTCTTCCTGTGGATGATACGGGTACGGAAATATTCCTTCGGGAAATCTTAA
- a CDS encoding ABC transporter substrate-binding protein: protein MKKRNQLLTLIMAGVMALSPAAAFAEETEAETQEAAVETEAAETEADGTEAADGDVFPFTLVTKDDQEVTFTHVPERVISTNPNTGEQLMALGLGDKIIGTCYNNAQLPEQYREEYESKPVISDNNGYPSLEVVLDLEPDFIYGRSSAFSDSDTAIATHDTLSDYGIMSLSSIEGYKLGCDVEDVYQDFYNLGKIFQVEDKANEIVDGMKAQIAAVEEKIAGTEEVRVFNFDSERDGGAYTPGNNFTSKLMRHAGGVNVFEDLEKTWNNVSWEAVVEADPEVIVINDYGDTTADEKIQFLLDNEALSDVTAIKNENFLVITLPEVFASTRVGDTIEKFAQAFHPECFE from the coding sequence ATGAAAAAAAGAAACCAATTACTGACACTGATTATGGCTGGCGTAATGGCGCTCTCCCCGGCAGCAGCTTTTGCTGAGGAAACAGAAGCCGAAACACAGGAAGCCGCTGTGGAAACCGAAGCTGCGGAGACAGAAGCTGACGGCACAGAAGCCGCAGATGGCGACGTATTTCCTTTCACGCTGGTGACAAAGGACGACCAGGAGGTCACCTTTACACATGTTCCGGAGCGTGTAATCAGCACCAATCCCAACACCGGAGAGCAGCTTATGGCGCTGGGTCTCGGCGACAAAATTATCGGAACCTGCTATAACAACGCCCAGCTTCCGGAGCAGTACCGCGAAGAATACGAATCAAAGCCGGTTATCTCTGACAACAACGGTTATCCGTCCCTGGAGGTAGTTCTGGACCTGGAACCGGATTTCATTTATGGAAGAAGCTCTGCTTTCAGCGATTCTGACACGGCGATTGCCACACATGATACCTTAAGCGATTACGGCATCATGTCCCTTTCTTCCATTGAAGGCTACAAGCTTGGCTGCGACGTGGAAGATGTTTATCAGGATTTTTACAACCTCGGCAAGATTTTCCAGGTTGAAGACAAAGCAAATGAAATCGTAGACGGTATGAAAGCCCAGATTGCGGCAGTCGAAGAAAAAATCGCCGGAACAGAGGAAGTGCGGGTATTCAACTTTGACAGCGAACGTGACGGCGGCGCCTACACACCCGGAAATAACTTCACCTCAAAGCTGATGCGTCACGCAGGCGGCGTCAATGTATTTGAGGACCTTGAAAAGACCTGGAACAACGTAAGCTGGGAAGCCGTTGTAGAGGCGGACCCGGAGGTTATCGTCATCAATGATTACGGCGATACGACCGCAGACGAGAAAATCCAGTTCCTGCTGGACAACGAAGCCCTTTCCGATGTAACCGCCATCAAGAACGAAAACTTCCTTGTTATCACGCTTCCGGAAGTATTCGCCAGCACCCGTGTGGGCGATACGATTGAAAAATTTGCCCAGGCATTCCATCCGGAGTGTTTTGAATAA
- a CDS encoding DUF4869 domain-containing protein, with the protein MLTIFFGDMENSVYNTAVYFKNTYEPEWFDSALAKQMVKDIDKSDVLSGECIQSPVLGQIPPERLSGGVKTLLLMLNEPDKIFNASTCGDNCAKWILKIAESKNLTINLRHLMDFGKDTKFTIVVGNSGEIVHSMKELIPVASEYLNKMKQE; encoded by the coding sequence ATGCTGACAATTTTTTTTGGCGATATGGAAAACAGCGTCTACAATACCGCTGTCTATTTTAAAAATACCTATGAGCCGGAATGGTTCGATTCCGCCCTGGCAAAGCAGATGGTTAAAGATATAGATAAATCAGACGTTCTGAGCGGCGAATGTATCCAGAGCCCGGTCTTGGGACAGATTCCTCCTGAAAGGTTATCCGGTGGTGTAAAAACGCTGCTTCTTATGCTGAATGAACCGGATAAAATTTTCAACGCCTCCACGTGCGGGGATAACTGCGCAAAATGGATTCTGAAAATAGCGGAAAGCAAAAACCTGACCATCAATCTCCGGCATCTGATGGATTTTGGGAAAGACACAAAATTCACAATCGTTGTCGGGAACAGCGGAGAAATCGTGCATTCGATGAAAGAGCTGATTCCCGTTGCCTCTGAATATCTGAACAAAATGAAACAGGAGTAA
- a CDS encoding ROK family transcriptional regulator → MLTGNQELIRDINTQSVLRTIITHGAISRASIASELGLTKATVSAIVQVLLDRGIIFEAESSDTAPEGRKGRKPIFLQLNKDCGYVVAIDLATENITLMTANLLGGNCRLTQFPTPEKTELLLPLLKERIDRAINALPKTRYGLLGIALGIHGVVHHNKIIFLPYSSFGDIDFVSRLGDIYGVPVVMENEANLSALGEWAHCHDTNEMLYISVHSGIGAGIIMKNQLVKGKNGYAGEFGHTIIEVDGRPCPCGNHGCLEQYASERALFAELSAQKGYPVNAEVYGRLYRQGDPAAVRAMQQFIKYMSVGINNLLNTFNPDIIVLNSSLTMCHAGLCDDIAAQLHNNMKDYCRLVPSTLQDTAVLLGGVYLIRERFLYPNRI, encoded by the coding sequence ATGCTTACCGGCAATCAGGAACTCATCCGCGACATCAACACACAGTCGGTCCTCCGCACCATCATCACGCATGGCGCTATTTCCCGTGCTTCCATTGCCTCCGAGCTTGGTCTGACAAAGGCGACGGTCTCCGCCATCGTACAGGTACTTCTCGACCGCGGCATCATTTTCGAGGCGGAAAGCAGCGACACCGCACCGGAGGGCAGAAAAGGCAGAAAGCCGATTTTTCTTCAGTTAAACAAAGACTGCGGCTATGTCGTCGCCATCGACCTTGCCACAGAAAATATTACCCTGATGACGGCAAACCTGCTGGGCGGGAACTGCCGTCTGACGCAGTTTCCCACACCGGAGAAAACAGAGCTTCTGCTTCCTCTTTTAAAGGAACGGATTGACCGGGCAATAAACGCGCTCCCGAAGACACGCTATGGGCTTCTCGGCATCGCCCTCGGCATTCATGGCGTTGTCCATCATAACAAAATCATTTTTCTTCCGTATTCTTCTTTCGGGGATATCGATTTTGTGTCACGCCTTGGCGATATCTACGGCGTGCCCGTCGTGATGGAAAATGAGGCGAATCTTTCCGCGCTGGGCGAATGGGCGCACTGCCACGATACCAATGAAATGCTCTACATCAGCGTCCACTCCGGTATCGGCGCCGGCATCATCATGAAAAACCAGCTCGTCAAGGGCAAAAACGGCTACGCCGGAGAATTTGGCCATACTATTATCGAGGTAGACGGACGTCCCTGTCCCTGCGGCAATCACGGCTGTCTGGAGCAATATGCCTCTGAGCGCGCACTGTTTGCGGAGCTCTCCGCCCAAAAGGGCTATCCGGTAAACGCAGAGGTCTACGGCAGGCTTTACCGCCAGGGCGATCCTGCCGCCGTGCGCGCCATGCAGCAGTTTATCAAATATATGTCCGTCGGCATCAACAATCTGCTGAACACCTTCAATCCGGACATCATCGTGCTCAACAGCTCGCTCACCATGTGCCACGCCGGACTGTGCGACGACATCGCGGCGCAGCTCCACAACAACATGAAGGACTACTGCCGCCTGGTTCCCTCCACCCTGCAGGACACCGCCGTGCTTCTTGGCGGCGTATACCTCATCCGGGAACGCTTTCTGTATCCGAACCGGATTTAA